The following coding sequences are from one Haliotis asinina isolate JCU_RB_2024 chromosome 3, JCU_Hal_asi_v2, whole genome shotgun sequence window:
- the LOC137279103 gene encoding uncharacterized protein gives MQLCANNSPLTNDMDRTTDMREASTAEILAPPLLVLGAGYVALIILWMHTHGGEIARLLLPRCLGSNSTVDVSKGRFTKNTYGEECCVKPLLSVEDKKVLTTLTSQTNTFKELVKIVTPATMSLAFCPLTLFTHSLILEGFWPKDAFPKAPNINDGIACFLVPAGMVYAISFGFAFQAVFTRHLDTDRCISEEVNTMNRIISLVSRMQFPSPKTQLEILRVIKGEIITMVEDVLGTQPCLDYDAGKEAFQDLILVLASEYSMVSSQNDAVLRKQAIKLISAQVYRFELKCPHTQRLNPVMWGVLETLGYFNFMAMLLVQTQSYGMDLSMCIITVISISMLCYIIADLDNPFNGFFRVNISVFLSVVTRLEGIYNTCVLAMCRGTDKDKDTRDHNHVTVAT, from the exons ATGCAACTGTGTGCCAACAACAGTCCCCTGACGAACGACATGGACAGGACGACGGACATGAGGGAGGCAAGCACAGCCGAGATACTGGCCCCCCCGCTTCTCGTGCTGGGGGCCGGCTATGTGG CTTTGATAATCCTATGGATGCACACCCATGGTGGAGAAATCGCTCGACTGCTTTTGCCGAGATGTCTAGGGAGCAACTCAACTGTGGATGTCTCCAAAGGACGATTCACCAAGAACACATACGGGGAGGAATGTTGCGTAAAACCTTTGTTATCAGTGGAGGACAAGAAGGTCCTCACAACTCTCACCAGCCAgacaaatacattcaaagagCTAGTTAAAATCGTGACGCCCGCAACGATGTCGCTCGCGTTTTGTCCCCTCACTTTATTCACGCACAGTCTGATTCTAGAAGGATTTTGGCCGAAGGATGCCTTTCCCAAGGCCCCGAATATCAATGATGGCATCGCGTGTTTCCTTGTTCCGGCGGGGATGGTGTACGCCATATCCTTCGGGTTTGCCTTTCAGGCGGTGTTCACTCGCCATCTGGACACCGACAGGTGTATCAGCGAGGAAGTGAATACCATGAAccgaattatctcccttgtgtcACGGATGCAATTTCCCAGTCCAAAGACACAACTGGAGATCCTAAGAGTCATCAAGGGTGAAATCATTACCATGGTGGAGGATGTACTGGGCACGCAGCCATGTCTTGACTACGACGCAGGAAAAGAAG CATTCCAAGACCTCATCCTGGTTCTGGCGTCAGAGTATTCAATGGTATCATCGCAGAACGACGCTGTGTTGCGCAAGCAGGCTATAAAACTGATATCAGCTCAAGTATATCGCTTTGAACTGAAATGCCCCCATACGCAGAGACTCAACCCTGTTAT GTGGGGAGTTCTGGAGACGCTGGGCTACTTCAACTTCATGGCCATGTTGCTGGTACAAACCCAGTCATATGGGATGGATCTATCAATGTGCATCATCACCGTCATCTCCATCTCCATGCTGTGTTATATCATCGCCGACCTCGACAACCCCTTCAACGGTTTCTTCAGAGTCAACATCTCTGTGTTTCTGTCCGTCGTCACGCGGCTCGAGGGCATCTACAACACGTGCGTCCTCGCCATGTGCCGTGGCACTGACAAGGACAAGGACACACGTGACCATAATCACGTGACCGTAGCCACGTGA